A stretch of Desulfarculaceae bacterium DNA encodes these proteins:
- a CDS encoding branched-chain amino acid ABC transporter permease, which produces MAQRRERIDRGIKVRSDDVFALTSWREMAYLAAPRVFPVLALFILVLVASVYWERVLVTTCMFALLAMSWDILASAGMVSLGQSLFFGIGAYIAGTLNYYLGISPWLTIPIATIGGGLVSTLVLLPVLRLRGIYFAMVTMILPLMIERIVEATKIFGGTEGISGIKTLGSVHIEFVVAAVVVWTALFGFRRMMSTDYGLLLKGINDNDRAVMSAGMNIYYYKAQALFMASSVGAFAGAFMTHAYQFVGMPVFALDYSIIPIASVAVGGAGTLAGPMLGSFILVPLSELLRGLGGLRVVIYAVILVVCTVGLPEGVFHYLSRKYNQFERWVKVER; this is translated from the coding sequence ATGGCACAGCGTAGGGAGAGAATAGACCGGGGCATCAAGGTACGCTCCGACGACGTTTTCGCGCTGACCTCCTGGCGGGAGATGGCCTACCTGGCCGCCCCCAGGGTGTTTCCGGTGTTGGCGCTGTTCATCCTGGTACTGGTGGCCAGCGTTTACTGGGAGCGGGTGCTGGTGACCACCTGCATGTTCGCCCTGTTGGCCATGAGCTGGGACATCCTGGCCTCGGCGGGCATGGTCTCCCTGGGCCAGTCCCTGTTCTTCGGGATCGGGGCCTACATCGCCGGCACTCTGAACTATTATTTAGGGATTTCCCCCTGGCTGACCATACCCATCGCCACTATCGGCGGCGGGCTGGTCTCCACCCTGGTGCTCTTGCCGGTGCTTCGGCTCCGGGGCATCTATTTCGCCATGGTCACCATGATCCTGCCTCTGATGATCGAGCGCATCGTCGAGGCCACCAAGATCTTCGGGGGCACCGAGGGCATCAGCGGCATCAAGACCCTGGGCAGCGTGCACATCGAGTTCGTGGTGGCCGCGGTGGTGGTTTGGACGGCCCTGTTCGGCTTCCGGCGCATGATGAGCACCGACTACGGCCTGCTCCTGAAGGGCATCAACGACAACGACCGGGCGGTGATGAGCGCGGGCATGAACATCTACTACTACAAGGCCCAGGCCCTGTTCATGGCCTCGTCGGTGGGAGCCTTCGCCGGGGCCTTCATGACCCACGCCTACCAGTTCGTGGGCATGCCGGTGTTCGCCCTGGACTACTCCATCATCCCCATCGCCTCGGTGGCGGTGGGCGGGGCGGGCACCCTGGCCGGGCCCATGCTGGGCAGCTTCATCCTGGTGCCGCTGTCCGAGCTTCTGCGCGGGCTGGGCGGCCTCCGGGTGGTCATCTACGCGGTGATATTGGTGGTGTGCACGGTGGGCCTGCCGGAGGGCGTCTTCCACTACCTGTCGCGCAAGTACAACCAGTTCGAGCGTTGGGTGAAGGTGGAACGATGA
- a CDS encoding branched-chain amino acid ABC transporter permease, giving the protein MLQGTLIYGFINSVILMLVALGFSVTFGISGVANFAYGALYVMAGYLTWLGLHSLGLPFWLAAPGAVAITAGVAAMIYWFILLRVRGLVVSEVIATFGVGLAILELFRYLGFIGFEYTLPPLIDASVMIGDTYVDAQRLCIVGAGIVLAAFLWFFTHYTKTGLAFRGIAQDERTSLTLGINADKVAAWSVAFGAGYAALAALVILPLGTIAVNEGYNVLVNALAVCIVGGLGSTVGIIVASFLIGFAQILTATYLETSWMMIVSLVAILAILVIKPSGLFGHQKQLEERI; this is encoded by the coding sequence ATGCTGCAAGGCACCCTGATTTACGGCTTTATCAACAGCGTCATCTTGATGCTGGTGGCCCTGGGATTCTCGGTCACCTTTGGCATCAGCGGAGTGGCCAACTTCGCATACGGCGCGCTATACGTCATGGCCGGGTATCTGACCTGGCTGGGGCTGCACTCCCTGGGCCTGCCCTTCTGGCTGGCCGCGCCGGGAGCGGTGGCCATCACCGCTGGGGTGGCGGCCATGATCTACTGGTTCATCCTCCTCCGGGTGCGCGGCCTGGTGGTCAGCGAGGTCATCGCCACCTTCGGCGTGGGCCTGGCCATCCTGGAGCTGTTCCGCTACCTGGGCTTCATCGGCTTCGAGTACACCCTGCCGCCGCTGATCGACGCCTCGGTGATGATCGGCGACACCTACGTGGACGCCCAGCGATTGTGCATCGTGGGCGCGGGCATCGTCCTGGCCGCCTTCCTGTGGTTCTTCACCCACTACACCAAGACCGGGCTGGCCTTCCGGGGCATCGCCCAGGACGAGCGCACCTCGCTCACCCTGGGCATCAACGCCGACAAGGTGGCCGCCTGGTCGGTGGCCTTCGGCGCGGGCTACGCCGCCCTGGCCGCCCTGGTCATCCTGCCCCTGGGCACCATCGCGGTCAACGAGGGCTACAACGTGCTGGTCAACGCCCTGGCCGTGTGCATCGTGGGCGGCCTGGGCTCCACGGTGGGCATCATCGTGGCCAGCTTCCTGATCGGCTTCGCCCAGATCCTAACCGCCACCTACCTGGAGACCTCCTGGATGATGATCGTAAGCCTGGTGGCCATCCTGGCGATCCTGGTGATCAAGCCCTCCGGGCTCTTCGGTCACCAGAAGCAGCTTGAGGAGCGCATCTGA
- a CDS encoding ABC transporter substrate-binding protein, translated as MRKLTCILAITMLMAGLLLAPTGALAADKVVLGVTTSLNFLEGKEANNSVKMAVEEINKAGGVKVGGKMLPFAIESIDIRDAAPGVPVPEALLGIEKLILEKKPNALVVGPFRSEALLAAMDMLSKHKVPLLGTIAMSPKTEAMVAKNPKYKYVFRVSLDAKYFVGYIAGVMGFMNKEFGFKKVFIMNQDVAWARATAGIMTKIFKGKLKWDVVGHETFPTGASDFAPALMKAKMKGAQVIMPVFDMPQSGILIKQWKAMRIPAVMAGFISPITGPTAWKTFDGKIGGVVNSVFELGSIPSAKYPPSKKFYDAYLAKYGKPIEAGHGPAPAYASVYLLKAAIEKAGSLDPDAIVAALRATDAEGVMGRIKFTKGNQVIYGKDPTKEALGCFFQWTDDGKRVIVYPPAIAEGKIMLPKGMKSAK; from the coding sequence ATGAGGAAATTGACCTGCATTTTGGCCATTACCATGCTGATGGCCGGGCTATTGCTGGCTCCGACCGGCGCCCTGGCGGCTGACAAAGTCGTCCTTGGGGTGACCACTTCCTTGAACTTCCTGGAAGGCAAGGAAGCCAACAACTCGGTGAAGATGGCGGTTGAAGAGATCAACAAGGCCGGCGGCGTGAAGGTCGGCGGCAAGATGCTGCCCTTTGCCATCGAGTCCATCGACATCCGCGACGCGGCGCCCGGCGTGCCCGTGCCCGAGGCTCTGTTGGGCATCGAAAAGCTGATCCTGGAAAAGAAGCCCAACGCGCTGGTGGTGGGCCCCTTCCGCTCCGAGGCCCTGCTGGCGGCCATGGACATGCTCTCCAAGCACAAGGTGCCCCTGCTGGGCACCATCGCCATGAGCCCCAAGACCGAGGCCATGGTGGCCAAGAACCCCAAGTATAAGTACGTGTTCCGCGTCAGCCTGGACGCCAAGTATTTCGTCGGCTACATCGCCGGCGTCATGGGCTTCATGAACAAGGAATTCGGCTTCAAGAAGGTCTTCATCATGAACCAGGACGTTGCCTGGGCGCGGGCCACCGCGGGCATCATGACCAAGATCTTCAAGGGCAAGCTGAAGTGGGACGTGGTCGGTCACGAGACCTTCCCCACCGGCGCCAGCGACTTCGCCCCGGCCTTGATGAAGGCCAAGATGAAGGGCGCCCAGGTGATCATGCCGGTGTTCGACATGCCCCAGAGCGGCATCCTGATCAAGCAGTGGAAGGCAATGAGGATTCCGGCGGTCATGGCCGGCTTCATCAGCCCCATCACCGGCCCCACCGCCTGGAAGACCTTTGACGGCAAGATCGGCGGCGTGGTTAACTCGGTGTTCGAGCTGGGCAGCATCCCCAGCGCCAAGTATCCCCCGTCCAAGAAGTTCTACGACGCTTACCTGGCCAAGTACGGCAAGCCCATCGAGGCCGGCCACGGCCCGGCCCCGGCCTACGCCTCGGTGTACCTGCTCAAGGCGGCCATCGAGAAGGCGGGCAGCCTGGACCCGGACGCCATCGTGGCGGCCCTTCGGGCCACCGACGCCGAGGGCGTGATGGGCCGTATCAAGTTCACCAAGGGCAACCAGGTGATCTACGGCAAGGACCCGACCAAGGAGGCCCTGGGCTGCTTCTTCCAGTGGACCGACGACGGCAAGCGGGTCATCGTCTATCCCCCGGCCATCGCCGAAGGCAAGATCATGCTGCCCAAGGGCATGAAGTCGGCCAAGTAA
- a CDS encoding ABC transporter substrate-binding protein — protein MAWKTATRLLGLLLVLAALAGPAGAAPREVVIGVPTSLSMLEGRESLMAVRLAVAEINAAGGVRVGADRLPLRVVSADLKGADTGVAVESAVGAFRRFLDTHHLHALVVGPFRSEVLLESMGLIAERRLPLLGSIAMTPVSEALVLREPANRFVFRVGLNARYLVDYLISNMRFLKQRFGFKRVYILNQDVAWARTTASMMLRLYFRRAGWEVLGQRTYPSTASDFSGALEEARARGAQALLCIFDSPSSGRLAYQWRHLRVPALLCGFISPIVGPSAWQAFSGQIAGSLNVIFELGNVPSTRYEAAARFYRAFAKHYGRPVQSGHGPAPSYEAVYILAQAIERAGGLEPEAMVKALEATDRQGCMGRITFTHGHQAIFGDDPAREALAAVIQWTPSGKRRIVFPPAIAEGDVELPAFVPGP, from the coding sequence ATGGCCTGGAAGACGGCGACTAGACTGCTGGGCCTGCTGCTGGTCCTGGCCGCGCTGGCCGGGCCGGCCGGGGCCGCGCCCCGTGAGGTGGTCATCGGGGTGCCCACCAGCCTATCCATGCTGGAGGGCCGCGAGAGCCTCATGGCCGTGCGTCTGGCCGTGGCCGAGATAAACGCCGCGGGCGGGGTGCGGGTGGGAGCGGACCGCCTGCCGCTCAGGGTGGTGTCCGCGGACCTGAAAGGCGCGGACACCGGCGTGGCGGTGGAAAGCGCGGTGGGCGCCTTCCGCCGCTTTTTGGACACGCACCACCTGCACGCCCTGGTGGTGGGGCCCTTCCGCTCCGAGGTGCTCCTGGAGAGCATGGGGCTCATCGCCGAGAGACGCCTTCCTCTGCTGGGCAGCATCGCCATGACCCCGGTGTCCGAGGCCCTGGTGCTCAGGGAGCCGGCCAACCGCTTTGTGTTCCGGGTGGGGCTCAACGCCCGCTATTTGGTGGACTATCTCATCAGCAACATGCGCTTTTTGAAGCAGCGCTTCGGTTTTAAAAGGGTGTACATCCTCAACCAGGACGTGGCCTGGGCCCGCACCACCGCCTCCATGATGCTGCGCCTGTACTTTCGGCGGGCGGGCTGGGAGGTCCTGGGCCAGCGCACCTACCCCAGCACGGCCAGCGACTTCAGCGGGGCCCTGGAAGAGGCCCGCGCCCGGGGAGCCCAGGCCCTGCTGTGCATCTTCGACTCGCCCTCCAGCGGCCGCCTGGCCTATCAGTGGCGCCACCTGCGGGTGCCGGCCCTGCTCTGCGGCTTCATCTCGCCCATCGTGGGGCCCAGCGCCTGGCAGGCCTTTTCCGGCCAGATCGCGGGCAGCCTCAACGTGATCTTCGAGCTGGGCAACGTGCCCTCCACCCGTTACGAGGCTGCGGCGCGCTTTTACCGGGCATTTGCCAAACACTACGGCCGCCCGGTGCAGTCGGGCCACGGCCCGGCCCCCTCCTACGAGGCGGTGTACATCCTGGCCCAGGCCATCGAGCGGGCCGGAGGCCTGGAGCCCGAGGCCATGGTCAAGGCCCTGGAGGCCACCGACCGCCAGGGGTGCATGGGCCGCATCACCTTCACCCACGGCCACCAGGCCATCTTCGGCGACGACCCCGCCCGCGAGGCCCTGGCCGCGGTGATCCAATGGACCCCTTCGGGCAAGCGGCGAATCGTGTTCCCCCCGGCCATCGCCGAGGGCGACGTGGAGCTGCCCGCTTTCGTGCCCGGCCCCTGA
- a CDS encoding sigma-54 dependent transcriptional regulator, giving the protein MPESKKILVVDDRINALKVLMAILADEGYEVLAATSGDEALELFKEHPDLAVVLADLKMPGMNGLELYRSMNALGDCPPLVIMTAHATATSAVQALKEGVSDYLFKPLDYEELSIVLDKAIRQRRMSRELADLRSRVSPEGSFHGIIGESPSMQRIFDLVRTVGPTDASVLIHGETGTGKELLARALHAESPRAAGPLVCINCAALTETLLEAELFGYVKGAFTGANSDKKGRLELAHGGSLFLDEIGHMSLGLQAKLLRFLQERTFEPVGGNTPRRVEVRLLAATNLDLGRHIKAGKFLEDLLYRIEVIALNLPPLRERSEDIPLLVEHFRRRMAGRYSKAVVGVSPGAMRVLLEHPWPGNVRQLENVMARAVILSKNQRLQAEDFDELTGGAPAAPGAGVITGLPEEGVTIKEVERELIAKTMAKCGGNKSQAAKRLGISRKGLYEKIERYGLEDGD; this is encoded by the coding sequence ATGCCTGAGTCCAAGAAGATCCTGGTGGTGGATGACCGCATCAACGCCCTCAAGGTGCTCATGGCCATCCTGGCCGACGAGGGCTATGAGGTGCTCGCCGCCACCAGCGGCGACGAGGCCCTGGAGCTGTTCAAGGAGCACCCGGACCTGGCCGTGGTGCTGGCCGATTTGAAGATGCCGGGCATGAACGGCCTGGAGCTCTACCGGTCCATGAACGCCCTGGGCGACTGCCCGCCCCTGGTGATCATGACCGCCCACGCCACGGCCACCTCGGCGGTGCAGGCGCTCAAGGAAGGCGTGTCCGACTATCTTTTCAAGCCCCTGGACTACGAAGAGCTCTCCATCGTCCTGGACAAGGCCATCCGCCAGCGCCGCATGTCCCGCGAGCTGGCCGACCTGCGCTCCCGGGTGAGCCCCGAGGGCTCCTTCCACGGCATCATCGGCGAAAGCCCTTCCATGCAGCGCATCTTCGACCTGGTGCGCACCGTGGGCCCCACCGACGCCTCGGTGCTGATCCACGGCGAGACCGGCACGGGCAAGGAGCTCTTGGCCCGCGCCCTGCACGCCGAGAGCCCCCGCGCGGCCGGGCCCCTGGTGTGCATCAACTGCGCGGCCCTGACCGAGACCCTCCTGGAGGCCGAGCTCTTCGGCTACGTGAAGGGGGCCTTCACCGGGGCCAACAGCGACAAGAAGGGCCGTCTGGAGCTGGCCCACGGGGGCAGCCTGTTCCTGGACGAGATCGGCCACATGAGCCTGGGCCTGCAAGCCAAGCTCTTGCGCTTCTTGCAGGAGCGCACCTTCGAGCCGGTGGGGGGCAACACCCCGCGCCGGGTGGAGGTGCGTCTGCTGGCCGCTACCAACCTGGACTTGGGCCGCCACATCAAGGCGGGCAAGTTTTTGGAGGACCTGCTCTACCGCATCGAGGTGATCGCCCTTAACCTGCCGCCTCTGCGCGAGCGCAGCGAGGATATCCCTCTTTTGGTGGAGCACTTCCGGCGGCGCATGGCCGGGCGCTACTCCAAGGCGGTGGTGGGGGTCAGCCCCGGGGCCATGCGGGTGCTCCTGGAGCATCCCTGGCCGGGCAACGTGCGCCAGCTGGAAAACGTCATGGCCCGGGCGGTGATCCTGAGCAAAAACCAGCGCCTGCAAGCCGAGGACTTCGACGAGCTGACCGGGGGAGCCCCGGCCGCGCCCGGAGCCGGGGTGATCACCGGCCTGCCCGAGGAGGGGGTGACCATCAAGGAGGTGGAGCGGGAGTTGATCGCCAAAACCATGGCCAAGTGCGGAGGCAACAAGAGCCAGGCGGCCAAGCGCCTGGGCATCTCGCGCAAGGGGCTTTACGAGAAGATCGAGCGCTATGGCCTGGAAGACGGCGACTAG
- a CDS encoding HAMP domain-containing protein, giving the protein MKLKSSIFFKLLVFILPLVCLPIALVGYFAIQASVDRVNRLVRQEQMVQVESAAKKIDDVLHNTRIDLTTITGLPLIEQYNLARSFRLRAEAEFNHDNIVRLFKDFLARTPSYWQLRYIDGSGRELIKVRRGGGGELASVAGQPFFAAIKQHPAGNIYFSPLTESKARGGYLLRCAKATANPWERFTGVVVIDLDFERITAIVRAIHVGHKGYAFLVDSEGRNLVHPQQAPYSLGPESGPASLRDMLEDMTKGGTGWQSYHFENEDKVAAYAPVPELKWSVAATIPVKEFRQEADAIRTRVLQVVVIVLILAVAGVSILSYNLLKPVRSLAAATERLAEGGQAQELPVTSRDELGELTRAFNRMSRNLERTRDELVRNEKLVSLGRLSAGVAHEIRNPLSAMAGAMVHLQRRRPDDPLISEYGKIISEEIERLGRFVTEFLYFARQAPPHLAPTDLNSLCASVQTLFGPEAEKRGIRLHSLLDEALPRQMLDPHQMEQVLVNLMINAMDALPRGGYVTFTTACQLPAPGREGWVRLSVEDNGVGIAPQQQASIFDPFFTTKDAGTGLGLTLSLGIVQSHGGAMEVLSAVGKGTTISIKLPFRPAPPEEEAAHA; this is encoded by the coding sequence ATGAAGCTAAAGTCTTCCATCTTTTTCAAGCTGCTGGTTTTCATCCTGCCCTTGGTGTGCCTGCCCATCGCCCTGGTGGGCTACTTCGCCATCCAGGCCTCGGTGGACCGGGTGAACCGCCTGGTGCGCCAGGAGCAGATGGTGCAGGTGGAGTCGGCGGCCAAAAAGATCGACGACGTGCTGCACAACACCCGCATCGACCTGACCACCATCACCGGCCTGCCCCTCATCGAACAGTACAACCTGGCCCGGTCTTTTCGCCTCCGGGCCGAGGCCGAGTTCAACCACGACAACATCGTGCGCCTGTTCAAGGACTTCCTGGCCCGCACCCCGTCGTACTGGCAGCTGCGCTACATCGACGGCAGCGGCCGGGAGCTGATCAAGGTGCGCCGGGGCGGGGGAGGGGAGCTGGCCTCCGTGGCCGGGCAGCCCTTCTTCGCGGCGATTAAACAGCACCCGGCCGGGAACATCTATTTTTCGCCGCTCACCGAATCCAAGGCGCGGGGCGGCTATCTCCTGCGCTGCGCCAAGGCCACGGCAAACCCCTGGGAGCGCTTCACCGGGGTGGTGGTGATCGACCTGGACTTCGAGCGCATCACCGCCATCGTGCGGGCCATCCACGTGGGGCACAAGGGCTACGCCTTTTTGGTGGACAGCGAGGGGCGCAACCTGGTGCACCCGCAGCAAGCGCCCTACAGCCTGGGGCCGGAGAGCGGCCCGGCCAGCCTGCGCGACATGCTCGAGGATATGACCAAGGGCGGCACCGGCTGGCAGAGCTACCACTTCGAGAACGAGGACAAGGTGGCGGCCTACGCCCCGGTGCCCGAGCTGAAGTGGTCGGTGGCCGCCACCATCCCGGTGAAGGAGTTCCGCCAGGAGGCCGACGCCATCCGCACCCGGGTGTTGCAGGTGGTGGTGATCGTGCTCATTCTGGCCGTGGCCGGGGTGAGCATACTCTCCTACAACCTGCTCAAGCCGGTGCGCAGCCTGGCCGCGGCCACCGAGCGCCTGGCCGAGGGCGGCCAGGCCCAGGAGCTGCCGGTCACCTCCCGCGACGAGCTGGGCGAGCTGACCAGGGCCTTCAACCGCATGAGCCGCAACCTGGAGCGCACCCGCGACGAGCTGGTACGCAATGAGAAGCTGGTGAGCCTGGGGCGGCTCTCGGCCGGCGTGGCCCACGAGATTAGAAACCCCCTGAGCGCCATGGCCGGGGCCATGGTGCACCTCCAGCGCCGCCGCCCCGACGATCCCCTGATAAGCGAATATGGCAAGATCATCAGCGAGGAGATCGAGCGGCTGGGCCGCTTTGTGACCGAGTTCCTCTACTTCGCCCGCCAGGCCCCGCCCCACCTGGCCCCCACGGACTTGAACAGCCTGTGCGCTTCGGTGCAGACTTTATTCGGGCCCGAGGCCGAAAAGCGGGGCATCCGGCTGCACAGCCTGTTGGACGAGGCCCTTCCCCGCCAGATGCTGGACCCCCACCAGATGGAGCAGGTGCTGGTGAACCTCATGATCAACGCCATGGACGCGCTACCCCGGGGAGGCTACGTGACCTTCACCACCGCCTGCCAGTTGCCCGCCCCCGGCCGGGAAGGCTGGGTGCGCCTGAGCGTGGAGGACAACGGCGTGGGCATCGCGCCCCAGCAGCAGGCCAGCATCTTCGACCCCTTCTTCACCACCAAGGACGCGGGCACCGGCCTGGGGCTCACCCTGAGCCTGGGCATCGTGCAGAGCCACGGCGGGGCCATGGAGGTGCTCAGCGCGGTGGGCAAGGGCACCACCATCAGCATCAAGCTGCCCTTCCGCCCCGCGCCTCCGGAAGAGGAGGCGGCCCATGCCTGA
- a CDS encoding ABC transporter ATP-binding protein, protein MLEVKGIHTYYGLSHILFDVSLKVERGEAVCILGRNGAGKSTTMRSIMGLTPPKKGSIVFKGQDLAGVKPHLRARLGLGYVPDDRRVFADLTVGENLEIVARPGPGDEAWTKERVYEFFPPLAAIDGRRAGFLSGGEQQMLTIGRALMVNPDFLLLDEPTEGLAPLVVRLLAEQIAALKSTGLTVLLAEQNQEVALGLADRGYIIDNGVIRFSGSIEELKANEEVRRKYLMV, encoded by the coding sequence ATGCTTGAGGTCAAGGGCATCCATACCTACTACGGGCTGAGCCACATCCTCTTCGACGTAAGCCTCAAGGTGGAGCGCGGCGAGGCGGTTTGCATCCTGGGGCGCAACGGCGCGGGCAAGAGCACCACCATGCGCTCCATCATGGGCCTGACCCCGCCCAAGAAGGGCTCCATCGTGTTCAAGGGCCAGGATCTGGCCGGCGTCAAGCCCCACCTGCGGGCCCGTCTGGGCCTGGGCTACGTGCCCGACGACCGCCGGGTCTTCGCGGACCTCACCGTGGGCGAAAACCTGGAGATCGTGGCCCGCCCCGGCCCGGGGGACGAGGCCTGGACCAAGGAGCGGGTATACGAGTTCTTCCCGCCCCTGGCCGCCATCGACGGCCGCAGGGCCGGGTTCCTGAGCGGCGGGGAGCAGCAGATGCTCACCATAGGCCGCGCCCTGATGGTCAACCCGGACTTCCTGCTCCTGGACGAGCCCACCGAGGGCCTGGCCCCGCTGGTGGTGAGGCTCCTGGCCGAGCAGATCGCGGCGCTCAAATCCACCGGGCTCACCGTGCTCTTGGCCGAGCAGAACCAGGAAGTGGCTCTGGGGCTGGCCGATCGGGGCTACATCATCGACAACGGAGTGATCCGCTTCTCGGGTTCTATCGAAGAACTGAAGGCCAACGAGGAAGTCCGCCGCAAGTACCTCATGGTATAG
- a CDS encoding ABC transporter ATP-binding protein encodes MLSVQNLKKSFGDFMAVSDANLEVAAGQMVAVIGPNGAGKTTLFKLITGQLKPDKGLILFKGEHIGGLKPHRVCSRGISLSYQVVNLFSRMTVLQNVQVAVLARQKKVLKLFTPAARVAMDETWEIIKSVGLEDKAHRVSGTLSHGDSKVLELAVALGNRPELLIMDEPTAGMSPDETRSTMALIQRLTKELGLTILFCEHDMELVFGLADRIMVMQQGRTIAQGTCDEVRCDEQVQLAYLGGHGDA; translated from the coding sequence ATGCTGTCGGTGCAGAATCTAAAGAAGTCCTTCGGCGATTTCATGGCCGTGTCCGATGCCAACCTGGAGGTGGCCGCCGGGCAGATGGTGGCCGTGATCGGCCCCAACGGCGCGGGCAAGACCACCCTGTTCAAACTGATCACCGGCCAGCTCAAGCCGGACAAGGGGCTGATCCTGTTCAAGGGTGAGCATATCGGCGGGCTCAAGCCGCATAGGGTGTGCAGCCGGGGCATCAGCCTGAGCTACCAGGTGGTGAACCTCTTCTCCCGCATGACCGTATTGCAAAACGTGCAGGTGGCCGTGCTGGCCCGCCAGAAAAAGGTGCTCAAGCTCTTCACTCCCGCGGCCCGGGTGGCCATGGACGAGACCTGGGAGATAATCAAAAGCGTGGGTCTGGAAGACAAGGCCCATCGCGTGTCCGGGACGCTCTCCCACGGGGACAGCAAGGTGCTGGAGCTGGCCGTGGCCCTGGGCAACCGGCCCGAGCTGTTGATCATGGACGAGCCCACCGCGGGCATGAGCCCGGACGAGACCCGCTCCACCATGGCCCTGATCCAGCGGCTCACCAAGGAGCTGGGCCTGACCATACTATTCTGCGAGCACGACATGGAGCTGGTCTTCGGCCTGGCCGACCGCATCATGGTCATGCAGCAGGGGCGCACCATCGCCCAGGGCACCTGCGACGAGGTGCGCTGCGACGAGCAGGTGCAGCTCGCCTATCTGGGAGGCCACGGCGATGCTTGA
- a CDS encoding branched-chain amino acid ABC transporter permease — MREKIVSPRGLILAGVILVVLAFWPALATRYYTYLVALILVTGLLASSLNMVLGFGGMYQFNHAVFYGAGAYAAALLTVRGGLNPWWGYLLGPLVAAALSLVMGIICVRLSKLYFGMLQISLGSLVWAIVFRWYSFTGGDDGMHGVPVPGLIGSIDGAYWFTLIVTVVSLAVMYLIVNSPFGRVFQGIRDNPERAEAVGVNVMRHQLIGLVIAGFFGGVAGTLFVTVEGSVFPDMMFWTLSLEILIMCLLGGWFTFLGPMLGAAIIVILRTVVGIYTDYWTLVLGIILMLLIFFLPDGVLGYFTALFGRKRAGGEES, encoded by the coding sequence GTGCGAGAGAAAATTGTAAGCCCGCGCGGCCTCATCCTGGCCGGAGTGATCCTGGTGGTGCTGGCCTTTTGGCCGGCCCTGGCCACCCGTTACTACACCTACTTGGTGGCTTTGATCCTGGTCACCGGCCTGCTGGCCAGCAGCCTGAACATGGTGCTGGGCTTCGGCGGCATGTACCAGTTCAACCACGCGGTGTTCTACGGGGCCGGGGCCTATGCCGCCGCCCTCCTGACGGTGCGGGGCGGGCTGAACCCCTGGTGGGGCTATCTGCTGGGCCCCCTGGTGGCCGCCGCCCTCAGCCTGGTCATGGGCATCATCTGCGTGCGCCTGAGCAAGCTCTACTTCGGCATGTTGCAGATTTCCCTGGGCAGCCTGGTGTGGGCCATCGTGTTCCGCTGGTACTCCTTCACCGGCGGCGACGACGGCATGCACGGGGTGCCGGTGCCGGGCCTCATCGGCTCCATCGACGGGGCCTACTGGTTCACTTTGATCGTGACCGTGGTCTCGTTGGCGGTGATGTACCTCATCGTGAACTCGCCCTTCGGGCGGGTGTTCCAGGGCATCCGGGACAACCCCGAGCGGGCCGAGGCGGTGGGGGTCAACGTGATGCGCCACCAGCTCATCGGCCTGGTAATCGCGGGCTTCTTCGGCGGGGTGGCGGGCACGCTGTTCGTGACCGTGGAAGGCAGCGTGTTCCCGGACATGATGTTCTGGACCCTGTCCCTGGAGATCTTGATCATGTGCCTCCTGGGCGGGTGGTTCACCTTCCTGGGGCCCATGCTGGGGGCGGCGATCATCGTGATCCTGCGCACCGTGGTGGGCATTTACACCGACTATTGGACCCTAGTCCTGGGCATCATCCTCATGCTGTTGATCTTCTTCCTGCCCGATGGGGTGCTGGGCTACTTCACCGCCCTCTTTGGCCGCAAGCGCGCCGGCGGGGAGGAGAGCTAG